In the genome of Lacipirellulaceae bacterium, the window AGTGCATTGGATTACCAGACCCCAGCGGCATTCGCCGCCAGCAGGCTTGCTTCCGTTCGGCCTACGGCCTCACTCCAGCAAGCCTGCTGCAGTAACCCCGATTCTCTCACTTAGGCTGGTACTGAAAACGGGGGAAGGTCAGAATACGCTAAACATCGAGTACGTCCTGGGCTTCAACGAACCGGAACGCCCCGACCAGGCGAATATGTCTGTTGCCCAAGCGATTGATGTCTGGGACATCATGGACGATCAGCTCTCTGGGGCTGGGTTGAAACTCGTTAGCCCTGGCGTCTCTGATAACCTGGCGGGGCGTGAATGGCTCGCAGACTTCATGTCTCAGGCCGCGGCGAACAATTTGATCGTTGATGAGATTGCCTTCCACTGGTATGGCGGAGTCAACCCGAATAATCCCGTAGGGTCGGCGAATGGATTTCTCAGTCGAGTCGACTCGTATTACAACACGTATGGACTTCCCATCTGGATTACCGAATTCGCAGGTCTTGATTTTGGGAATACGGTGGGTAGTCCTGAACTGATAGCCGCGAATGCCGCGTTCCTTGAGGTTGCCATTCCGGGCCTCGAAAGTCGACCTTACGTGAATCGGTACTCTTGGTGGCAGTACGGTCAATCTGACAACGGAGAGCAAGACGATAGCCGACTCATCGAGCAGATCAACGGTGTCTGGACACCTACGGTCATTGGAGATCCCTATCTGCCGACCTACGGTACGGGCGAGACGTTTGACATCGACGGTACCGACTACAGCAAAGATACGATCTACCTTAAGGGAGGGACGGTCACCAATACGGGCGCACCAATCACACCAGCAGTCGATTCGGTCTATGCACTAGAGAACACCAATGTCATGGGAGGAACCTCTGATTGGGCAATGGGAGAGGAGGGGACCGTCGAAATCAACTCCGGCGCAACCCTTCAGAAGCAAGATACGAACACGATCCGTTTGCTTGGCACGCAAGTCAACAATCGGGGCACCTTTCACCTATCGCAAGGGACCGTCTCTTTGGAAGATGGCGTTCAAGTCTCCGGGACAGGCAGTGTGCAACTTGATCCGGGCGCGACGATGAGTCTTGGCTCCGCACCCGATCGAGCCGGTGTTGGCATTAGCCAACCTCTGGAACTTCATGGGGGAACGGTTGTCAGCAACCCCATCGCCGATGGCACGCACATCATCTCCGGAACGAACACTACTCACGGAACTACAACGTTCGAAGGGAGCGGTCTGCTTGTGGTGACAGGGCCAATCGTGGCTCCAAGTGGCGGCGGTGGAGGTGGAATCACGAAAGCAGGCTCAGGGACGCTTTATCTAGCCAACAACAATACGTACGAGGTCGATACGACGGTCGAAGAAGGGACTCTGCGTTTAGCGAGCGGAGGAACCCTAAGCGGCTCGCAGAATATCGCAGCACGACCTTCTGGGACGCTCAACGTCACTGAGAAGCCAAGCGGCTATATCCTCTCGAACCAGAATCTGGCCCTCGAAGGGAAAGTCGTTGGCTCGATCCAAGCAACCGGCGGCAGTACGATCACGCCACTGGGTAGTTCGAATCTCATTGAAGGTAACTTGACGGTTTCGAACTCGATGGTGAGTGTTGGTGGGGACGGTTTTAACGAGATGCAACCCGTGCCAACGATCGTGAGCACCGGTTTGCAGCTAAACTTCGACGCAGCGCTCGATACGGCAGGGGATTCCACTTGGACAAATGCCGCCAGCCCAGGCAGCGATGTTGCTTTCGCCGGTGGAAGTAGTCCCGCGGCGATCTCCGCTCCCAGCCATCCAGGTGTTACTGCCGCGTATCACATTCCCACGGTCGGCGGTGCGGAAGGGCTGAATCAGTACTTCGAGGGCCAATCACCTCAGCGAAGTCAGCGTGATGCTTCCTTTGAAGTCGTATTCCACGTCTCGGATACTTCAGCGGGCGGCGATCAAGTCCTCGCCAAAGTCGGCGGCACGGGGCGTGGCGTTTCCTTTCTGCTCAACGATGGGTCGTTGAGCTTCAACGTCAACGGGGATGACACAGCGACCTCAACCTTGAGTACATCTCTCAGTCCTGGTTGGCACCATGCCGTCGGCGTGATCGATTTGTCTGGCCAGGGTGACGATCTGGCAAACGATTCGATGTCTCTTTATGTGAATAACGTGCTCATCGGAACCCTTGAGAACTTGTTGATCGACGATTGGGCGGGAGGCAATCTTTCAGGCATTGGGGACACCGCAAGTGTGCTGGGAGCCGGCGGCACTCCAATACCCTATCACGACAGCATCGCGATTGTTCGCTATTACAACGACATTGCTTTCGGCTCCACCGAAGTTGGCATCAACCACAACAACCTTGTCGGATCAGGAGTTGCTTTACCCACGCAGATGAATATCGACGGCGACTACCTTCAACAAATCGATGGTACGCTGCAGATGGATCTCTTCTCGCCAAGCAGTCACGATGCTCTTGATGTGACAGGGACAGCAACGCTCGACGGCCTGCTCGACATTAACGAGGTTGATGGCTTGGCTCCTTCAGTCGGCGATACTTTCACGATCCTCTCTGCCGATGGCGGAGTTCAGGGCGAGTTTGACTCGGTCGAACTCCCAATCCTCTCCGGACTGCAGTGGTTTCTCGACTATTCAGCCAACGACGTCAGCCTCAGCGTGATCTACGGTGCGGACTTTGATGGCAGTGGCACCGTCGACGGGGCCGATCTGATGATTCTGCAAAGAGGAATGGGACTCACCGGTCAGTTGGACAACTCCAACGGCGACGCCGACGGCAATGGCGTAATCGACTCCAATGATCTGGCCATCTGGAAAGCCCAATACGGCACGAGTCCGGGCTTGCTTACAAGTTCACTGAAGGCAGTCCCCGAGCCGAGCTCGGCATTTCTTCTAACGGTGGTCGTACTCGGCTTGGTGTTCCAGCGACGCGGTAATCAATGAGAGCGACTCCTTGATTGCCTGAAGTACGAGTCGCTCTTTGTCGCTGGCAAGGAAACCAGACAGAAATTGCGTCCTCGCTTCTCCAGATTCGGTATCTCGTGCCGTTTTTTGGATTGCTTCTTGAGCGCAAAACGCGCTCAATGAATCGGGTAAGTGAGCCAGTTGCACTTCGTTGGCCACCGCGATCGATCCCAGGAGCAGTAATTTGCGATTCTTCAGCCTCTTTGTATTTTCATGGATACTTTTTGCTCTCTCCCCGGTTAGCTTGGGCTCGGAACGAGTCACCGTCGCGTCGTTGGACGAGCTACGAGCCGCAATAAAGACAGCAAAGCCAGGCTCGATCATTGAGGTAGCAAAGGGCACCTACGAACTTCAGCGCGATCTTGAGCTCAAAAGACTCGTTGGCACGCCAAAATTGCCCATCACGATCCGCGCGGGATTTCTTCTACAGACAAGATTCATAGGAAGGCATGTCGTCAAAGTGCGAGATTCCCGGCATTTGGTCCTCGAAGGATTCCGCTTCGCGATGGATGAGGCTGCTGGTGGAAAGAATGGTTTGGTCAGTGTGCGCAACTGCCAAGACTGCCGCATCACCCGTTGTGACTTTTCCATGCGAGGTGCAGAGGACTCCGAGAAAAACCATACTTGGCTGACGCTTTACGGGGGAGCGAGCGCACACAATCAAGTTGACCATAATCGGTTCTCAGGGAAGCGAGGAAGAGGCTACTACCTCTTCATCACTGGCGAAGGAGATTATGTTTCGCAAGGCGACCTGATCCGGCGCAACCACTTTGTTGACCGAACCTACGGAAAGGACGAGAACGAGTTTGAAGCCATTCGTATCGGCGAAAGTCGCATCGGCAACGTGGGCGGAAAGTCGCATACGACCATTCGCGAGAATCTTTTCGAGCGGTGCCAAGGAGAAGACGAAATTGTTTCCTTCAAAGTAGGCGGGGGTAAGTTCCTCACCAACTCAGTGATCGATTGCCACGGCAGCATCGTGTTCCGTGACGGCAACGATGGTGTCTTCGCCGGAAACTTTGTCATTAAAACTTACCAAGAGAGACCGTTTGCAGACTTTCGCGCAGGTGGCGTGCGGTTTTACGGCTCTGGCCACCGGGTTTACAACAACTACTTCCAGGGCTTGGATGGAACGTCCATGAAAGCGCCACTTGCAATCATGCACGGCGCCCCGGCGGGTAGCGGTGCCCAAGGAGTCGCCGACGGATTGCCCGCTTCGGACTGCCAAGTTGTTCACAACACTTGGGTTCGCTGTGCTCAACTGCGGTTAGGACATGCCTCGAAGAAACGCCCTTTGCCCCCCGAGAATTGCGAGTTCTCCGGAAACATTGTCTGTGAGACCAACGATAGCCAGCTCTTGAATCTCTTTGAAGCGGATGGAATCTCGTTCTCTGGAAACATTCTCTACGCCAATCGCAGCAAGGAGACGGGAATCGAATCGCGAGAGTTTTCAGAACGAGAATTTCGAGTTGTTGACCCATTACTCAAGCAAAGCGAGGGGCTCTACCGACTGTCGACAGAATCGCCTGTAGTCGATGCGGCTCAAGCCAAGTATGAATTCCTTACCCACGATATCGACCAAGAAGCCCGTGACCTGAAGCCTGATGTCGGGGCTGATGAGTTGGGCACTTCAAGCGTTAGGAAACCGCTAACACCATCCGAGGTGGGGCCTACCGCAAAGTAGACGCTCGTTCTTGGTGATTTTCCGGAAGTCACTCCGGCGAAAAAAGATTGCGGATTTCGCTACCTCAGCCAATGATAAATAATGGCTTATCGCGTTACGGCACGCATCTTCATTCTTGCTTCTGCAGCTTCTACTCACATGCTAAGCGTCTTCGGAAAACTGATTTCTTCGCTGAGGGTCTGCGTAGTGGTCACTCTCTGTCTCATTACGAACCCCGCAGTAACGTCCGCCAACGAGAGCGCCTGGGTGAAGACCAGTTCCACGGGTCGATTGATGTATGTCCCTGATGCGGAAGGGGATCGCATTCTCGATTTCTCAGGAGTCGGGTATCGAGGCCAGGGTATTGAAGCGATCCCTGATAACGTCCCCAACGTGGTCACCCTCTCACCAGTTGCCGGAGACGATACGGGAAGTATTCAAGCAGCGATCAATCAAGTCGCCGCGATGCCTTTAGGACCGGACGGGTATCGGGGGGCAGTATTTCTCAACGCTGGTGAATACGACATCAACTCACAACTTCTGATCAACGCCAGCGGGGTCGTGCTTCGTGGAGCAGGGCAGGGCACTAATGGAACCGTTTTACGTGCGAGGAACGTCGGCCCAGAGGGCACGAACCAACGTCCGCTGATCCAAATCATTGGCAACGGCGGTCGGTCGAACGTTGGCTCCACCCGAAATCTGATCGACAAAACGGTACCGGCAGGAACGAACAGTTTTCGCGTTGATGTGCCGGGGGAGTTTTCCGTTGGCGATACGGTTCGGATCGAGCGTCCTAGCACTCAGGCTTGGATCAACGCGGTCGGGATGAACAACCCACCCAACGGCGACCCGCCGTGGCAGCCGGGCACCATGAACATTCGCTACGATCGCACGATCACTCGTGTCGAGGGAGATCGGATCTTCATTGACGAGCCACTAGGGAATTCGTTTGAGCAACAATACGGCGGAGGCACCATCCGCCGCTACGTTTGGAATGGTGCCATCAATAACGTCGGCATCGAGAACCTACGTGGCGATGCCGACTTCGATTCGCCGACCGATGAGGATCACGCTTGGGAATTCATCGAGGTTGGCAATTCACAGAACAGTGACCGGGCCGAACATGTCTGGATTCGAGACGTCACGGCTTTGCACTTTGGGGATTCGTTGGTGGTTTCGAATCCTGGCTCGAAGTGGGTAACGGTCGCCAATGCGACGAGCCTCGAGCCCGTGAGCGAGATCACGGGAAGTCGCCGTTACACCTACGACCTCAGTGGCGAGCTTGGGTTCGTCACGAACTCGACGGCCGACGAAGGGCGTCATGATTTTGTCACCAACAGCACGCGTCCTGCTGGCCCGAGTGTCTTTCACAACTCAACGGCAACGAATGCCAACAGCGACACGGGACCCCATCAACGGTGGTCAAGCGGAACGCTTTACGACAACATCACCGTCGAAGGAAACGCCATCAACGCTCGCAACCGCGGCTCATTCGGTACCTCGCACGGTTGGTCAGGGGCAAACATTACGGTTTGGAATTCTGAGGCTGACAGCTTTCGAATCCAAAACCCGCCTACCGCTCAAAACTGGCTGATCGGTTCCACTGGCACAATTGTTGAGGACACGACCTTTGGTCCGCAGCCTTCAGGAAATTACGATTCGCATGGCACGCCGGTCACAGCCGGGGGAACGACAAGCCTGTACGATGCCCAGCGAAATGACGCACGCGACATCAAAGAGTATCGCTTCACTGCGAGTTCAGGGGATTGGAACACCGCTGCCAACTGGGGTCAGGAACTGGTCCCTACGGATGTCTTTACCGTTTCCTCTCGCGATTACTTGCAGGGTGACATCGACAATTACGTCGACGACGGCAGCGGTAGTGTCGACGAGCCGTTTGTCGATCCCGCATGGGAAGCGTTCATCCTTGGCTCATCGAGTCATCCCCTGGCCGGTTTCGACGAGGTTGCCACGAATCAAAACGTCGCCTTCACGATGCAGCACGCCTTGGATGCAGGCGAGCAAGTCATCCACGCCACACTCGCCTTAGCTCTGAAGCAAGGCGGAGGGGATGTGAATACGGACTTTATCCGTGTCGCAAATTCCGGTAACCGTTTCAATTTCAGCGATCTCGGCTGGGACACGCAGATCAATCCAACAGAATCTTTTGTCGGTGTCGTTGATCTCGCATCGATCCTTTCGGATCTGCAAACAGGGTCCGTAAACGTTCAAATCAATGACGATACGGGGGTCGACTGGGCGATGTACACCATCACCGTTGCCACTCCTACTTCAAACGCCAACGATACGAAAGTGTTCGTCGAAAACGGCGGAACCGTCACCGTTAGTAACTCGGTGGCACCGATCGGAGACCTCAGCATTGGGGAAGCGGGCAGTGGTACGCTTTCGCTTACCAGCGAAGGGACAGTTGAGATCTTCGGCGACTTCACCCAAACCGCCGCTGGTGGCTTAACCGTTGAACTTTCGAGCGCAAGCGATTTCGGTACTCTCGATATCGGCGGCACTGCCACGATCGACGGAACGCTAGAAGTGAACCTGGAAGGCGTATTCGATCCGAGCGCTGGAGACCTTTTCGAAATCATCTCTGCAAACAGCGTAGCCGGCGAGTTTGATTCGGTGAACTTGCCAAGCTTGGTCGGGGAACTCGCTTGGAGTGTGCAGTACAATTCCGCGAACGTTTCACTCGCGGTCCTATATTCTGCCGACTTCAACGAAGATGGCTCGGTCGACGACATGGACCTCACCCTCTGGAAAGCCGGATTCGGCACGACCGATGCCAGTCGCTTGGACGGCGATGCCAATGGCGACAGCCTGGTTGATGCGGCTGACTTACTGGCTTGGCAACAGCAATTTGACAGCTCAGTCTCGCTCGCAAGCGCTGTCCAAATTCCGGAACCTTCTGCCGTTTTTTTGGCTCTCTTCGCGTTGGTGATGCCGTTATCCTACAGGCATCGTCGTGTGCAGTTTCGTCACGGCTAAGCAAGCTGTGGTTGCTTTTCGCGTTAACTTCTCGTTCCTTAGAGCCTCAAATTCATGTCTGATTCTATGCCCCTCGATCGCCGCCGGTTCGTCTCCCATAGCCTCCGCACCGTTGGAGCCGCTGCTTTAGCCAGCCCACTTGCTCTGGCTGCAAAGACCTCCGTGGCGAAGGAAGCCGCCGCATCCGCTGCTGCATCGGCTGCCAGTACAAAGTACGAGATCATCGCTTTCACGAAGTTCTTGCAAGACCTCTCTTACGATGAGCTTGCCGATACCATCAAAGACCTCGGCTTCGAAGGAGTCGAGGCGACCGTTCGGAACAAAGGACACGTCTTGCCAGAGCGTGTGGAAGAGGACTTGCCGAAGCTGGTCGAAGCACTCGATAAGCGCGACTTAAAAGTCGTAACGATGGCTTCTGACGTGCTCAATCCTCAACAACCGCTGACGGAAAAGGTCCTCAAGACTGCGGTCAGCCTGGGGATCAAAAGCTACCGGATGGGCTTCTACAAGTACGATCTCAAAAAGCCAATTTTGCCACAGCTCGAAGAGATTCGCCCGCAGGTGGAAGAACTCGCGGCCTTCAACAAAGAACTCGGAATCGGTGCTCTTTATCAAAATCATTCCGACGCGAAATACGTTGGGGCCACGATCTGGGATTTGCATTGGCTTCTCAAAGACATCCCTGTTGATCAAGTTGGCAGCGCGTTTGATATTCGTCACACAACGATCGAAGCGGGGTTGTCATGGCCCGTGCTGTATGACGTGATCAAGCCACACATTGGTGCGTTGTTTGTTAAGGACTTCAACTGGGACGGCAAGAAGGCCAAGCACGTGCCGCTTGGCACGGGCCGAGTCGATCCGAAATTCTTCGACCAAGTGAAGAAGGACGGCTTCTCAGGACCGATCTCGCTGCACGTTGAATACCTTGGCAAAGAAGGAACGCAGGCCAATATCGACGCACTTCGCAGGGACCTCAAGGTCCTGCGTGGGTGGCTTACTTAGCCGGCGGCTACTCATCTGATCTTTCTAATCACCTCTTCAAAGCTTGAGAAACTCCATGGAATTGTCCGGAAAGCGTGCCCTTATCACAGGCGGCACGAAAGGAATCGGCGAAGCAATCGTCCTCGATTTGGCGAAGCAGGGCGTGGACGTCGCCATAAATGCTCGGAATATTGATGACCAGGCAAAACAACTCGCCGAGCAGGTCGAAGCCCTCGGCCCTAAGTGTTGCCTCATCGCGGCTGACATGGCTGATCCGGCCGAGGTCCATCGCTGCGTCGAAGAGGCAGCCGCCCAACTTGGCGGAATCGACATCCTGGTCCACAGTGCAGGCGGCCCTTCCGGAGGGAAGCTTGAGGACATCTCCACTGAACAATGGAACCACACGTTTCAGGTTCACGTTCATGCGGCGTTTCACCTTTGCCAAGCTGCCATGCCGCTGATGAAGCAAAACAGCGAAGGGGCGATCATTTTCATCTCCTCGGCAGCAGGCATCCGAGGTTGCCCCGGAGCCCTCGCTTACGGCACCGTCAAAGGAGCGATTCTGCATTTCACGCGCATGCTCGCCCGTGACGTGGCAGATGACAATATCCGCGTGAATTGTGTGAACCCTGGCATCATTCGCACGCGTTTCCACGAAAACATGACACCAGAGCAACAGAAGCACAATCTCGCCAACCGCATTCCACTGCATCGCGAAGGCACCGTGGAGGACGTTGCGCAAGCAGTCCAGATGCTGATCACCAATGAGTTTATGACCGGCGAATCGGTCACGATCGATGGCGGAATGACCATGCAAATCGTTCGCTGATTCTTCCCTTGGGTAGGGCGACATTTCTTTTACCCCCGGTTGCAGCCTTTGTTAGAAGCTCTCTCCCGCACCGTGCGCTCGATTCTCCCGGGACTGTTTCTCGTCGGGTTTACGATCGGCACCGGTAGCGTGACCTCGATGGTCAAGGCTGGGGCAGACCACGGCATGACTCTGTTGTGGGCGTTGCTACTTTCCTGTGTCGCTTCATACATACTTTTCTCAGCTTTCGGGCGCCTCACAGCGGTCAGCCGGCTGACTGCCCTGCAAGCGATCAAGCTTCACATTCATCCAGCAGTCTCGCTGTTCATCCTCGTCGCACTGGTCGTTTGTGTGAGCGGCAGCATCATGGGCGTGATGGGCATCATCGCGGATGTCCTTGCTGCCTGGTCGGATGGTTGGAGTTCGAGTCCCCTACCGCCTCTCGCCTGGGCCTCCCTGATCACCTTGCTGATTGTCGTTGCGCTGCTTCGCAACAATGTCCGAAGCTTCGAGAAACTACTGGCTGCACTGGCAGGCATTATGGGCGTTTGCTTCTTGCTGAACGCAGCGCTCACACTTCCAGCCTTGAAGGAAATCGCCGGTGGACTCGTCCCCAGCGTTCCTAAGACGGGTTCGGGAGAGGACTCATCCTCGGGGTTCTTGGTTGTGGCAAGCATGGTTGGAACAACCGTAGCGCCGATTGTCCTTTTCTTCCGCTCGATTCTGGTCGGGGAAGCAGAGTGGACAACCAGCGACCTACGGCAACAGAATCGCGATGCCGCAATCTGTTCCGTGCTGATCTTCTTCATCAGTGCAGCAATAATGGCCAGCGCTGCAGGAAGTTTGCATGCTCGCGGCGAAACGTTGCAACATGCCAAGGAGATGATCCCGCTGCTTGAGCCACTGGCGGGCGTATTTGCTGTCGTCGTGTTCGTGCTTGGAATTACGGCGGCGGGGGTTTCTTCTCAATTCCCAAACGTGGTCGCCTTCGCTTGGTTGCGTCGCGATTATCGCGGCGAGAGGGCGGCGATCAAGAGTTCCATCGATCGCGCGTTGGTGATCGGTATGGCGTTGCTGGGGCTTGTCGTTCGCCTGTTTGAGGGAAGACCGGTTTTCATCATGCTCGCTTCCCAAGCTCTCGGGGCGGTCCTGCTGCCGACTACCGTGATTTGCCTTTTCTACTTGCTCAACAGGCGCGAAGTGATGGGGGATTATCGCAATACCAAAGGGGAGAACATCACGCTGGGGCTGATCGTTCTGTTCTCGCTCGTTATGGCCGCTATTGGCGGTTATGGCTTATTCAATTCTCAGTGAAAGAGCCAATAGCTCGCCTGCTACTGTGCTACTCGGAGAAACCTGATGACAGAGACAAATGACATTTCAACCCAGGTCGAAGCCGACAGGCAGACAATCCTTGCGGCCAAAAACCGCGGCAGAATGGCTACCTTGGGTGCTTACGTGAGGCTCTCCGGCCCGGGGTGGATGCAAAGTGCCCTCACACTCGGCGGTGGCACCATGGGGAGTAGCCTCTATCTTGGAATCCTGGCTGGGGTAAGCATGATTTGGCTGCAGCCTTTTGCGATGGCTTTGGGCGTCATCATGCTCAGCGCGATAAGCTACGTGACGCTCTCCACAGGGGAGCGTCCTTTCCGTGCGATCAACAAGCATATCAACCCTGTCCTGGGATGGTCGTGGCTCATCGCAGCACTGTTGGCCAATATGGTTTGGTCGATGCCACAGTACTCTCTTTGCTTCGCGGTGATCGAACAAAACCTGCTGCCAGAGGTCTTTACCGGAGAAGGTTTGCTTGCCCCGGGAGTGCAGGAATCGAAGTTAGGAACGTGGCTTGTTTCCATTGCCATCCTTGTCCTTTGCACGCTCGTCACCTGGAGCTACGGAAGCGGAAGCCTAGGCATCAAAATCTATGAAGGGATGCTCAAAGCGGTTGTCGCCATCATTGTGCTTTCCTTTTTCGGCGTGGTGATTCGCATGGCGATGGTTGGCGAAGGCGTGGATTGGGCTGGTGTCTTGGGGGGAATGATCCCAAAACTCCACCATCTCTACGCGCCGTCAGATACTTATAAGCCTTTGCTCGACGCTTTGGGCGACTCATCAGTGAGAAGCTATTGGAGCGATTACATCGTCAGTCAACAGCGCGACGTCATGATCAGTGCCGGCTCGGCTGCCGTGGGCATCAACATGACCTTTTTGTTGCCCTACAACCTACTCTCCAGAGGCTGGAATAAGGACTTCCGCGGCATGACGATCTTCGACATGTCGACCGGCACCTTCATTCCTTTTGTGCTTGCCACAGGCTGTATCGTCATTGCCGCGGCAACCCAGTTTCACGCTCAAGCGCCAGAGGGTGCGAGTGTCGTCGGTGAAACCATTGAAATGCCGAAGCACCTGACCGACAAGTATGAAGAAATCCTTGAGAGCCGCTCCCAGCCAGAGAAACTTCAAACCTACGACATTCCCGAGGACATCTCGCTCGCTGAAAAACAACTTGCTGCGGTGCTGATCAAACGCGACACCTACGATTTAGCGAAGTCTCTGCAAAATCTGTTTTCCGATAAGGAGGGTCGCGGCGGACGACTCTTCTCAAACTTCGTCTTCGGCGTGGGTGTTTTGGGAATGACGCTCTCTTCAATCTCGCTCATGATGCTGATCTCCGGCTTTGTCATTTGCGAAATCGCTGACCGCCCGGCACAGGGTTGGTTCTTTCGGATCGGCTGTCTCGCCTCAGCGAACGGTGTGCTGTGGCCATTGATCTGGACGGGGAAAACGAAAGCGTGGCTCACCATTGTCGCCGGTGTCTATGGTGCCATGCTTCTGCCAATCGCTTACGTGACTTTCTATCTGATGATGAATCAGAAGTCGCTACTCGGGGATGAACGGCCCAAGGGTGTCGCCCGCATAGTTTGGAACCTGCTTATGATCATCGCTGTCCTTGCGGCGACAGGTGCTGGACTCTCAGCAATCCTCGACAAGGGAGGCTACTACGGCCTCGGCTTCGCGGGTGCCTACATCGCACTTGTTCTTATTGTGCAATTCAACAGACGTGGGGCGACAGAATCCACGGAATGAATTTGATTCGCGGCGGTCGGGGAATTAGCCTGGAAACAGCTGTCTGAAAAATCGGTACCAAACACCATTTTTTCGGATTGCCTGCTCATGCGAATTCGCCAAAATCCCTGTAACGGCTGACTTTTCTGTTCGTTCTCCTCAAGACCGTCTCGCTCGATGAGCAAAGTTCCCCACGTTGCGCTCCTCGTTGAAACGTCCCGCGAATACGGTCGCGGGCTGCTTCGAGGGATTGCCCGCTACCACCAGGAGCATGGCCCGTGGTCGATCTACTTCGAACCGCACGGGCTCGACCTCAAGGCACCTGTTTGGCTGAAGAATTGGCACGGTGACGGCATCCTGGTGCGTGTGAACGATCGTGACATGGCCAAGGCGATCGCCGAGACGGGCATCCCTGCAGTTGATCTACGAGGGCGTTTTCCTGACTTAGCAATGCCTTTCATTGGCGTTGATAACCGACCAGTTTCCGAACTCGCGTTTCGCCACCTGAAAGATTGCGGGCTGAGGCATTTCGCCTTTTG includes:
- a CDS encoding divalent metal cation transporter, which gives rise to MTETNDISTQVEADRQTILAAKNRGRMATLGAYVRLSGPGWMQSALTLGGGTMGSSLYLGILAGVSMIWLQPFAMALGVIMLSAISYVTLSTGERPFRAINKHINPVLGWSWLIAALLANMVWSMPQYSLCFAVIEQNLLPEVFTGEGLLAPGVQESKLGTWLVSIAILVLCTLVTWSYGSGSLGIKIYEGMLKAVVAIIVLSFFGVVIRMAMVGEGVDWAGVLGGMIPKLHHLYAPSDTYKPLLDALGDSSVRSYWSDYIVSQQRDVMISAGSAAVGINMTFLLPYNLLSRGWNKDFRGMTIFDMSTGTFIPFVLATGCIVIAAATQFHAQAPEGASVVGETIEMPKHLTDKYEEILESRSQPEKLQTYDIPEDISLAEKQLAAVLIKRDTYDLAKSLQNLFSDKEGRGGRLFSNFVFGVGVLGMTLSSISLMMLISGFVICEIADRPAQGWFFRIGCLASANGVLWPLIWTGKTKAWLTIVAGVYGAMLLPIAYVTFYLMMNQKSLLGDERPKGVARIVWNLLMIIAVLAATGAGLSAILDKGGYYGLGFAGAYIALVLIVQFNRRGATESTE